A stretch of DNA from Gasterosteus aculeatus chromosome 7, fGasAcu3.hap1.1, whole genome shotgun sequence:
AGTGAATCAATGTCCCAGGCCTCTCCTTGATACCTTTCAAGAGCCGGATGTGAGGTGTCTCTTCCATAACAAAGCACCACACAAACTGCACCCCGGCTGAGTTTGACcatggtaggggggggggggggggggggggggcaaaactaCTAAATTGTAATTTTCCTCATTCTAAACTATGTatcagctggatgaagagcGATATAAAGTGGACACGAGGAGTATAAGGAACATTGAAATCAGGTTGCGGGCCGTTTACTCACAGCGTGACCGTCCTGTTGGGGAAGGAGTCCGCGGGTAACACCTGATGGAGCTCCATGTTGCTGCAGACCACTTTCCTCTCCGTGGACGGGCTTTTCTTGCCGCCCTTCCCGCCCTTCGGGGGCTCGTCGTAGGACTTGCAGTCGGACGACCCCGCCGAACCGCAGGCGAGCAGCAGGGTCGCCAATAACCGCAGGAGCAGATCCGCCTTCATGTTCCCAACCGCGACTAGAAACCCCGCTGCAGCATGGGCGAAGGAGACCGGGGAGGCAGACAGACCGGGGGGGGTGTAAATGTTTCGATAGCGGCGAGCGGCCTTGTTATGAAATGGACCCCGTCGAAGACACAAACGAGACCGTCGCCAGTGTGCTGCTGGGCTCAAGcgagccctcctcctccattgcTGCTCTCGCAACGGTCGCCCGCGCGGTCGTCAGTGTTCAGTCCGGCCGAGTTGTCCCTCTTTGTTCGCCAAGaagccgccaccgccgccgccctccccttccccgttctcctgctgctcctcgagTCGGTAAACGCGTCTAAATGCCGGGTGTGAAGGTGGTTGTtggtccccccccacccccctttgtTGTCCGTACCGTGGGTCTAGCTCCGTGTTGTCTTTTCCACGGCAGGAGGCGgcggtaaacacacacacacacacacgggcgctgAAACGAGTCTCCTTTTTTAGCTCAAAGTGGGCTGCGAATGTTCGGGAAAACGTGAAAAGTGAAAGTCCTGCATCGATGGAAAAGTAATCACCAAAGCGGTagctgtctttgttttgttttatagcTCCGCTGACTCTTTGAAAAGTATTCGGCAGCAACTTTCTGGCCACTGGAAGTCCTCCTCCATGGCTGCGCCTCGGGCTCCACCATGGTCAAGTCCGAGAAGATCCCGACCGTATCCGGTTggcatttcagaataaaactctCCGCGGTGGCAGTGTTTCGTGATCCATCCTTTTTGAGCTTGAATGGTGGAAatttactttcattttaaaagttacACCTGagtttgttttatgtttgtgcTTTAACGTCTTCACTTTCTACTGAATGTATTCCAGAGgttacatttgaaaaataaaatccaaatccaCAAATATTAAAGTTAAACTTTTACAGCTCATCTTTGTACAACCAGAACAGTAAAGTGCAAGTATGTACAGCTAAgtgaaaacaaatccagaaataCTCTGCTCATAGGCCTCCTCCAACACTCACTGTTTGCTTTTAATGAATACTTCTTTCACACAATGTATAGTCTTCTCCTTTGGTGCCTCTCAACCAGTTTAGTCTAGTTTGTTATCCTCAATAGCCATAAAAGACaataatacaaaaatcttgCAGCTATATGAGGAGTATGTTTAGCTGGAAAAGTGGTGTTTGCCCTTTGGCAAACAATCCACTTTTTTGTTATATTATCAGGTTGAGTGAGTCCCTTCACTCTATAGAAAACTGGAGCAGAGGATGGCATTGAATGTATCACATACGCCTTCAGGGTACTATCCTTTCACCGACACTTGCTCGGGACATTGGTGTTCACCATGACCCGTTTTGTCCAAGTCCAAGACGTCACATTATTCTAATGCAGCAGTCGGTGCTAAATTAGTGGATTTTAGCTTGCCAAGTGTGTTAACATTTCCACTGTCAAGTAACAGTAATATGTCCTTAGAGCCGCATTCCTAGATCTCTTGAAATAAAGTTACAATCTGGAGGCATTTTTAAGTAGCAGTAGTAATTTGATTGCCTGCAGACATTTGCATCCCCTTTCTCAGGTGAGTGTATGGCATTCTGACTGTCCTTCCAAAAGAGCCCAAATAATATTAGCTGGTATAGATGTTTGATCTTAAAAGGCCTGAGAAGGAGGGGATGGAAaagtcaatatatatatacaatatatagtAAATCTAATGTCAAATAATGCATCCTCTTCTTTAGTTCATTTTCAAACCATTTAGGACCTTCTGCTGTTTCGGGGTCaaacatcattattatcattgatgaacaaaacaacacagatTTGAACGTTTTTAAACCGCGCTTCTCTGACTGGTATTTTACACCGTGCGCGCTCCCGCAAACAGCCGGGCAGACTCAACGACTTTGCTGCTTTCAAGTTCTCCTCGGACGCTTGACACATCCCGAGATGTGATCACAACTCGTAAATCCTACTTTACATGATAGCAAGTCACGCCCCCTGAACGTCACACACGGGAGACAGCGAGAACAAGTTCCTGGTCGTGCGGCCGCGTTGTTATTTGCGAGGGAACCGGACGGTCCGTTTTATTCTGATATCTAATATTGTATTCACGTCAGATAAACGCAGCAATTAGTGAGACATAAGTGCTTTCATGCCTACAtcctgggaaaaaaacatgttcccACGGGACTTTGCGTGGGGAGCAGGAACTGCAGCCTATCAAATTGAAGGTAGGTATCATGGGTGATAGAAATATAGTATGTAAGGCTTGTGCTAATATGCAAAAagacaatgtttaaaaaaagaaaagaaaaacaccatgGGTTAATTAGGTCTTTACAGTGTAGATAGCACACAACAGGACACAAAGGTCACATATGGCGATTTTTTCGGATCAAAGGTTGTATTTATGAAGGTCATGGTTGTTCAATTATAACCCATGCACACCACGCAGTTCACAGTCTGTATGCtgataattgagaaaattatcTTGCTCGCAGGTGACCTCAATATAAAAATGGACACTTTGACAAAAATCAGCATGGGGATAGTCAGTGAAATCCACTGTCACAAGTCCCAACAGAAACATTACtctgatttgttttcatgtcCCCGTCCTTCACATGTCTATAAAATGAAGCAACCTCTATGTGCATATTAAGGTGGCTGGCAGGCAGACGGCAAGGGACCGAGTATCTGGGACACATTTTGTCTCGAGAAAGGCAGAGTGTTTGGGGAGCAGAATGGAGATGAGGCCTGCAACAGCTACGAGCTGTGGGAGAAGGACCTGGAGTGTATCCAGCAGCTTGGACTGACACACTATCGTCTCTCGTTCTCCTGGGCCCGCCTCCTGCCTGATGGGACCACACGACACGTCAATCAAAAAGGTCTTTCCATATCACCCCATATTGGTATCCAAAGCGACACTTAATGGAACGAgcgcttttgtttttaatagacgtttttttttgatgttgtgTCCAACAGGTGTACAGTACTACAACAAGGTAATTGATGATTTGCTGGCCTGCGATGTATCCCCCATGGTGACGCTTTACCACTTTGACCTGCCTCAAGCGCTTCAAGACCAGGGTGGCTGGAAATCCGCGGGCACGGCGACTCTGTTCAACGACTATGCAAAGTTTTGTTTCCAAACGTTCGGCGATCGCGTCAAACTTTGGATCACAGTCAACGAGCCCTACGTGTGCGCTAAACTGGGCCACGAAGACGGCCTCCACGCGCCCGGGATAAAAGAACCTGGTGTTGCTGCCTACCTGGTGGGCCACAACATGCTGCGTGCCCACGCCATGGCCTGGCACAGCTACAACTCCTTCTACAGGACGAAGCAGAAGGGTGCCGTGTCCCTGGCCATCAACAGCGACTGGCTCGAGGCGTCCGTGGCAGGTAGCGCCGAGGATGTCGCCGCCACCGAGCGCCAGCTCGCGTTCACGCTGGGGTGGTTCGCCTGGCCTGTGTTCGTGACTGGAGACTACCCAAAAATTATGAGGTCCGCCATcgacgcccaaagcgagaagtTTGGACGCAGCGGCGGCTCGAGGCTGCCCAGTTTCTCGAAGGACGAACCGGCCGTGTTGGGGACAGCGGACTTCTTCGCGTTGAACTACTACACCTCTCGTAAAGTTGAGGCGGGGGGAGGTTGTGGAGAGGTGCTGTCCATGAAGAGCGACCGAGATGCAAGGGATGTTTTGGATCCGTCCTGGCCCATTTGTGGCGTGTCCTGGCTCGCTGTAGTGCCCCATGGCTTACGCAAACTTCTCAAGTACATCAAGGTAAAAACTGAAACTACTGGTCCATCTTTTGGGGTCATTCT
This window harbors:
- the gba3 gene encoding cytosolic beta-glucosidase, with translation MPTSWEKNMFPRDFAWGAGTAAYQIEGGWQADGKGPSIWDTFCLEKGRVFGEQNGDEACNSYELWEKDLECIQQLGLTHYRLSFSWARLLPDGTTRHVNQKGVQYYNKVIDDLLACDVSPMVTLYHFDLPQALQDQGGWKSAGTATLFNDYAKFCFQTFGDRVKLWITVNEPYVCAKLGHEDGLHAPGIKEPGVAAYLVGHNMLRAHAMAWHSYNSFYRTKQKGAVSLAINSDWLEASVAGSAEDVAATERQLAFTLGWFAWPVFVTGDYPKIMRSAIDAQSEKFGRSGGSRLPSFSKDEPAVLGTADFFALNYYTSRKVEAGGGCGEVLSMKSDRDARDVLDPSWPICGVSWLAVVPHGLRKLLKYIKDTFNNPAVYITENGFSQVGQLQIEDVQRSEFYKDTILEVAKAIQEDGVNVRGYFAWSLLDNFEWGDGFSVRFGLFHVDFADARRGRTIYRSGREYAKIISKFQCGQSK